The Peptococcaceae bacterium 1198_IL3148 nucleotide sequence AATTGTTTGCCCAGCTCATTAGACCTTTGTTTTAAAACAACCAAAAGTTGATATAACTCAATAAGGGATTTATTTACAATTTGCAGTTTGGTTTTTAAATCATCCTGAAATTCAAGCATGCCACCGACACTGATAAAAGAACTGATCACATTTTTATGTATTGTTAGGTTACCTAGGGCGATTACTTTTGCTTCATATACCGACCCACCCACCTCTACATCCGCACTACTGAATACAGACATTCCTTCGGCAACATCTTTATTTATTCTTAAATTGCCATTAAACTCAATGTTTCCGGTGCTGAGGTTTACATCGCTATATTCCAGTAGCGGCAACACTTGAAAAGTCCACACATCTTTTTTAATGGCTACCGACGGCAACCCGCTATCCAATGCTACCACACTAAAGCCATCTTGCTGTAGCATTGTGCCCTGGCCGGCTTTTAATTCTAGGGTTTTGTAAGCCGGTGGTTCTATCTTACTGCCGTCAACAGCCATCCCTGGCTCTCCCGGTTTACCGGCAACTTTAACAGCCAACACTTCGCCAATATCAACCGAGGCTATCTTTTTCTGCTTAAAATCCACTCTACCATCGGCCAAAACTTTAGGACGATCATCTTTTTTGGTATCAAACAATATGGTAATGGATTCATCCACCCCTGGCTTTGGCTTTACGCCCCTGGCTATCAGCACTCTATCATCCGAGGGGTTTTGCAATAATGTTTTTATTGCCTGCTGGTCTATACCATAGGTGATACCCTTTTGTGCCAATGTACTTAGTATCATTGATAAATCAAACTGATACTCCAATTTAGTTTGCGGATAAATTTCCACCAACATTCCTTGTAAATTGTTTTTTAGGCCTAATTTAGGAGTTATTTTCTTGGTGGGTTTTAACTGGATGTAAGCCAATAATTTATCCTTAGAAATATCCACCATTACCTCACCGGCAACCTCTTTAATGGCAGCCTCAATCTTTACCGCATCACTTTTATCCACCGTTACCGGTGCAAAGGCTCGTTTACCGTTTATTGTAGTTATAATTTCCGCATGGGGAACCAGTTGTACAGACCCTAGCAAACCATCGGGTAATATGAGGTTGCCGCTAGTATCCAACTCTATTTGTCTAGCCTGCATAGCATTTGCCCCCTTAGTAAATATAGTTTGTTATAATTATAACATGAAATAGCTACCAATTTATGCATAAATCGATAGCTATTGCAATTTTATTTTACAGGTATTAACTTTACTCGACCTTTCACCGCAAGTTTGTCTTCCAACACTGCCACCGCACCCATTACACCGGAAATGGAGGTGGCATACTCAACCGCTTTATCAAGGTCACTAACTTGTTGTACTTTGTTGGCGGCCGAGGTTGCCACCGCATCGGCCAACATCACCGATGGAGCAAGTACAACCACTGCATCGGCTTTGCCAAAACTCAGTGAGTGCCCCACCGTTCCAGATGAAGTGCAAACCCCCATTGGCGTATGGGCTGGTATTTCCAGTCCAATTCTATTGGTGAAGGGTGACTGAGCGGCAAATATGCCAATGCATCTGCTTTTTTGGCAACAAATATAGATGTCGCCACCATTTTCTATGATCACCTCATCGGAATGACGCAATAATTCATTGCCAATGAGCTGAGAAAAAGCCCCCGCCACCGCCGCCATTGGACCCACTCCAGCCAGTTTAGCTGCCTCGGCCATTTGAATCACCATTGGCGGTGCTTCCGGTAACACTGGATGGGGTTGCAGCGTGGTGGCATATTCAGGATCGATTGCTATATATTTTTCTAATTGGTTGCGGTATTTCTCAATCAGAGCCTTGGTCAATTCTACCAACTCTGAGTTAAAACATTGACGTTGTACCGCCACATCCAAATCAGTTTCTTTCACCGCCACTTGGAAGTGAATTAAATCCTGCTGCCGGTGCAATTTCCGATATGTTCTTTCAACATATTCCAAGTTAGAACCTAACCTCCATAGCCTTTAGCGGGCAAACTTTAACACACAATTGACAAACAACGCATTTATCGCTGTCAAAGGTAACTTGCATCGAAGGACGTTGCAAATAAAGCGCTCCGGTGGGACAAGCATCTGTACAGGCACCACAACTGCTACAGCGTTGATGGTTATGGGTCACTTGTTCGGCCAGTGTCTGCACCTTAATATTTTGTTCCTC carries:
- a CDS encoding NIL domain-containing protein — encoded protein: MSPKKIILRFSADTSDQPIIYHLVKDYDLVVNIIKGHINPEKEGTLILELTGDNYQQGINYLEEQNIKVQTLAEQVTHNHQRCSSCGACTDACPTGALYLQRPSMQVTFDSDKCVVCQLCVKVCPLKAMEVRF
- a CDS encoding UPF0280 family protein, which translates into the protein MEYVERTYRKLHRQQDLIHFQVAVKETDLDVAVQRQCFNSELVELTKALIEKYRNQLEKYIAIDPEYATTLQPHPVLPEAPPMVIQMAEAAKLAGVGPMAAVAGAFSQLIGNELLRHSDEVIIENGGDIYICCQKSRCIGIFAAQSPFTNRIGLEIPAHTPMGVCTSSGTVGHSLSFGKADAVVVLAPSVMLADAVATSAANKVQQVSDLDKAVEYATSISGVMGAVAVLEDKLAVKGRVKLIPVK
- a CDS encoding FapA family protein, which gives rise to MQARQIELDTSGNLILPDGLLGSVQLVPHAEIITTINGKRAFAPVTVDKSDAVKIEAAIKEVAGEVMVDISKDKLLAYIQLKPTKKITPKLGLKNNLQGMLVEIYPQTKLEYQFDLSMILSTLAQKGITYGIDQQAIKTLLQNPSDDRVLIARGVKPKPGVDESITILFDTKKDDRPKVLADGRVDFKQKKIASVDIGEVLAVKVAGKPGEPGMAVDGSKIEPPAYKTLELKAGQGTMLQQDGFSVVALDSGLPSVAIKKDVWTFQVLPLLEYSDVNLSTGNIEFNGNLRINKDVAEGMSVFSSADVEVGGSVYEAKVIALGNLTIHKNVISSFISVGGMLEFQDDLKTKLQIVNKSLIELYQLLVVLKQRSNELGKQFPTGQMIAALIGKKFGDLPKIVDELYTLSKQNAVISANIKDLISELIVKFRRLGWHKAKGIEEVQIMQQRVATALTYLDALGESKGDVVVSYALNSTIESAGDVRVVGKGCINTIIKAKGNVIIDSIFRGGAITCQGTVKIKEVGSEIGAKTSIKTSGKVIQIEKAYSNVLLAAGSNTRTLNSTEYKIYMKED